The DNA window tcattgaacctgtggccccctaaatcccaacattttttgtggcccccccctgaaatttgccatggccccaggttgggaatcactgcagTAAATCATtaaagcccttgtcccactttcacgacctaattcacgacctctgccgagtttgtccttgactcatattcgcagcatggtcgtgacatagaaacatagaaactaggtgcaggagtaggccattcggcccttcgagcctgcaccgccattcaatatgatcatggctgatcatccaactcagtatcctgtacctgccttctctccataccccctgatccatttagccacaagggccacatctaactccctcttaaatatagccaatgaactgtggcctcaactaccttctgtggcagagaattccacagattcaccactctctgtgtgaaaaatgttttcctcatctcggtcctaaatgatttcccccttatccttaaactgtgtgaccccttgttctggacttccccaacatcgggaacaatcttcctgcatctagcctgtccaaccccttaagaattttgtaagtttctataagatcccccctcaatcttctaaattctagcgagtacaagccgagtctatccagtctttctttataagacagtcctgacatcccaggaatcagtctggtgaaccttctctgtactccctctatggcaagaatgtctttcctcagattaggagaccaaaactgtacgcaatactccaggtgtggtctcaccaagaccctgtacaactgcagtagaacctccctgctcctatactccaatCCTTGTGTATCCTTTGTACATCCTCCTCTCCGTGACAAGGCCGTAGTAGGCCGTGATGCTGGTCGtagatactcgtggcatcaagtagggcgcggcgttttttctagcctgatgaaaaatgtccacgggtaaaaaaatgttgtgaattcggtcatgaaagtgggacgggccctgaaGAACAACACATTACGGAGTTTGTTGGCAGATTCTCTATGAGCTCACCTGCAAAGGCCTTGGAGATGCGTTCCTTCTTCCACTCCCAGGGCTGGTCGTATTCCCCCGGGGGCCGCTCGTCGTCCTCTGGGAGACGGCTGTCGCGGGGCCGCTGGGCCGACACCCTCTCCGCCGCTCCCTCGCCGTTCCCGCCGCCGTTCTCCACGGGCTCGTAGGGCGTGTCGTACAGGGGCAGCGGCTTGCCGGGGGCTTCCTTGGAACCTCTCCGCCGTATCTCtgcgcagtggggggggggggagagagttagcaACAGCCACTGCCCGACAACAACCACAGcacgggtggcgcagtggtagagtcgctgcctcacggcgcttaCTGCGcccgagaccccggttcgatcccgacttcgggtgcttgtctgtacggagtttgtacatccgtctccccgtgacctgcgtgtgggcTTTCCCcgagatcctcccacactccaaagacgtacaggtttggaggttaatcggcttggtataaatgtaaattgtccccaatgtgtgtcggatagtgtaatgcccctgtcccacttaggaagcctgaacggaaacctctggagactttgcgccccacccaaggtttccgtgcggttcccggaggtttttgtcagtctccctgcctgcttccactacctgcaacctccagcaaccacctgcaacctccgggaaccgcacggaaaccttgggtggggcgcaaagtctccagaggtttccgttcaggtttcctaagtgggacaggggcataaatgtgcggggattgctggtcggcgcggactcggtgggccgaagggcctgttcccacgctggatctctaaactaaactaaactgaaagttgTGGAAGTTCAACAGAGTATTTGCCAACGTGCCGAACCTCCTCAATCTCCTGAGGCAGTTGACGCCTCAATGGGCTTCATCAGGGTTCAACATcgagtcccgaaacgtcacccattccttctctccagagatgctgcctgtcccgctgagttactccagcattttgtgcctatcttcaacacACAGATATCAGGGGACTCCCGAGGTTTGACTCTGAATGGAAAGACAATtgtcgatagacaataggtgcaggagtcggccattcggcccttcgagccagcaccgccattcactgtgatcacggctgatcatccacaatcagtaccccattcctgcccctgactccgctatctttaagagccctatctaaggaTGGGGTAGATCGGAATGGTGATAGAAAAATTCCTGGAAATTCAGAATTGTCCCGGgagtgtaggaaaggtttagagatctAGAGAaggttcaagtcaagagtgtttaattgtgataTTAAGtggcaacagaacaataaaattcttactcgaTGCAGCTTAACAGGCTCATTAACTcgataacacacaaataaatatacatcgATCAATAATACAATATATTAAGGTGATGAGAATGTGAGGAGAATTAAAAATGGGATCAGAGTAGCGTCAGTGtgggcagcatggactcgatgggccgaagggctcaatGATTCAGGCGTGGGTGCGGAGTGCAGAATagggggccattcagcccactctgTCCCTGCTAGCATGGACAgttatttatagacaatagacaatagacaataggtgtaggagtgggccattcaaccCACTATGTCCCTGCTAGCACGGACAgctatttatagacaatagacaataggtgcaggagtaggccattcagcccactatgtccctGCTAGCACGGACAgctatttatagacaatagacaataggtgcaggagtaggccattcaacccaccatGTCCCTGCTAGCACGGACAgctatttatagacaatagacaataggtgccgtaggaggccattcaacccactaTGTCCCTGCTAGCACGGACAGCTATTTAAACTGGTCTTTCTTACCCGcgtgcaataaaaacaaaactgctggaggaactcagcccgaagaagggtctcgaccagtccATTCGCTCcacggatgctgactgacccactgagttccccccagcactttgtgggtcTTTTTGCCTCAGCTACACATTTCAAACAGTGAGAAGTTTACACGCCACTAGATCATTGAAGAGGggacggtcacggtggcgcagcggtatagttgctgccttacagcgaatgcagcgccggagacccgggttcgatcccgaccacgggtgctgtctgtgtggagtttgcaggttctccccgtgacctgcctgggttttctccgagatcttcggtttcctcccacactccaaagacgtgcaggtttgtaggttgatttggcttggtatatatgtaaaagaaatgtccctagtgggtgtaggatagtgttagtgtgcggggatcgctggtcggcgcggacccagtgggccgaagggcctgtttccgcgcttggccaggcctaggagcgacccaaccaggacatcttcagccctgtcCTCTCCCCCACGCACGGGGTGTCCGAAGatgagtaggcatgcaggtgcagcaggcagtgaagaaggcgaatggtatgttagcattcacagcaaaaggattggagtataggagcagggaggttctactgcagttgtacagggtcttggtgagaccacacctggagtattgcgtacagttttggtctcctaatctgaggaaagacgttcttgccgtagagggagtacagagaaggttcaccagactgattcctgggatgtcaggactttcatatcaagaaagactggatagactcggcttgtactcgctagaatttagaagattgagggggggatcttatagaaacttacaaaattcttaaggggttggacaggctagatgcaggaagattgttcccgatgttggggaagtccaggacaaggggtcacacagtttaaggataagggggaaatcttttaggactgagatgagatgagaaaaacattttttttcacacacagagagcggtgaatctgtggaattctctgccacagaaggtagttgaggccacagttcattggctatatttaagagggagttagatgtggcccttgtggctaaagggatcagggggtatggagagaaggcagggatgggatactgagttggatgatcagccatgatcatattgaatggcggtgcaggctcgaagggccgaatggcctgcacctattttctatgttactatgcagATGGTGGGTGTGCAGTGCAGCCCCTTTAGacattggaacaggggctgcctGAACACACTGGCATTGTGTATGCAGCTGCAGCACTGGAGTCTGAAAGGCCTTTAACACTGCGCCCTGTATAATGACAAGGTTACACACTCAGACCATGTGCCTCAGTCTCTGTGCATGCAGATGGTTGCAACAGTGCCCCAGAGACTGTGCACAATTCCATCATTAATACTCCACATGCAGATGGACAATCAGTCATCCACATATAACCTTTCCACCAGGATAATGTGGCTTATTGACGACCCTCTTGCCGTTCAATTAGCAAATGCGAATAGATACGCGGAGAGCAGCATAAATCACCCTGACTACCAGGCAGCGGGCTGCACTGCAAGTGGGGACTGGGCTGGATCCACGTTCTGTTCCTTCATAAGGAATTGGAGTAAAATtaccccatcaagtctgctctgccattcaaccgtGGCTCTCCctactagccccattctcctgccttctccccgtcacctctGACACCACGTACTATTCGAAGCCCTGATTTACTGTGGGAGTGGGCatgcgatgtttcgggtcttcaCACCCGACCCGACCCGTAACATTGCCAGTCCAGGAGACCCCCGGCCATTCCTCTCAATCCCACCACACGGCCCAGTCACGACTGgacaaattgaaggtagacaaaaatgctggatgaactcagcgggtgaggcagcatctatggggagaagggataggcgacgtttcggtacgcctattccttctctccatagatgctgcctcacccgtcacAACCTGGCTGGGTGGCTCCTTCATCTGTGATcgtccccttcagcccacaaacccCCAAACCATCCGAAAATACAGCCACCGCCTCAAATATCAGTCTGCACCAAACACCTACATtgccatcagtctattaaacactgcaacctccaacaAGCATTGAAATACCTTTATTgttatttgttttttatgtgtatgtgagtgagcatgtatatatatttatatacacacacacggacacacgctcacacacacgcacacgctcacacacacacattcacaaacacacacacacgcacacaaatgctcacacacacacacacacacacacattcacaaacacacacactcacacgcgcgcacacacacacacgcacacgctcacacgcacattcacaaacacacacgcgcacacattcacaaacacacacacacacgcacacgaacgctcacacacacacattcacaaacacacacactcacacgcgcgcgcacacacacacacacgcacccgctcacacacacacacattcacaaacacacacgcgcacacacacgcgcacacgttcacaaacacacacacgcacgcacacacacacgctcacatacacacgcacactcacacacacacacacgcgctcacatacacacgcacactcacacacacacacacgcacgcacacacacacacattcacaaacatacacacgcatgcacacatacacacgcatgcacacatacacaagcacacacacacacacacacacacacacttgcacaaacacacacacacacacacacacacacacacacacttgcacaaacacacacacacacacacacacacagggacacactcacacacatacacgcacgcacacactcacacgcacagaaACAGACAgtcccacacacatgcacacacgaacACTCACGCACACCcatacggacacacacacacacacgcacacagacacacacgcacatacatacaaCCTACAATAacagagagaatgaatgggtgacgtttcgggtcgagacccttcttcagactggttagggaagcTAACtaactaaagtaaaataaaataaatgaaacataaaccaaacctACCTGGACTAGACTCGACTGGACTAAAAtaaaccctatctattcctctcatgataatgtacacctctgtaaggtcacccctcatctgcaggtccttgtttcaACAGAGTTTTGTGGCACAAACTACCAAGTAGATACCAAGGgggagacaaaaattctggaggaactcagcaggtgaggcagcatctatggagagaaggaataggtgacgttgcagtacccgaaacgtcacctattccttctctccatagatactgcctcacctgctgagttcatccagcattttttgtctaccttcgatttttccagcatctgcagttctttcttaaacaagtagaTGCTGAGTATTGGATTTGGGACTGTTTCGCTACTGTGGTTGGCAGTGCCATGCGCCAGGTGCCAGGGTTATCATCAGCTCCTGTTAGCGGGCACCGATGCCAATAATACTTCATGGAAAATGGACCCAGCAGATGGTGTATCCATTAGATACGCTTACTGCGGGCCTGTTGGTGTGGAGTAATGGATTGGTCAGGGGCTGAGGCTCCCATGAGAGGGAATGAGAAGGAAGTGCTGTCtaacatgttagcattcatagcaaaaggatttgagtataggggcagggaggttctactgcagttgtacagggtcttggtgagaccacacctggagtattgcgtacagttttggtctcctaatctgagattcttgccatagagggagtacagagaaggttcaccagactgattcctgcgatgtcaggactttcatatgaagaaagactggatagactcggcttgtactcgctagaatttaggagattgaggggggatcttatagaaacgtacaaaattcttaaggggttggacaggctagatgcaggaagattgttcccggtgttggggaagtccagaacaaggggtcacacagtttaaggataagggggaaatcctttaggaccgagatgaggaaaacatttttcacacagagagtggtgaatctgtggaattctctgccacagaaggtagttgaggccgcagttcattggctatatttaagagggagttagatgtggcccttgtggctaaagggatcagggggtatggagagaaggcagggatgggatactgagttggatgatcagccatgatcatattgaatggcggtgcaggctcgaagggccggatggcctactcctgcacctattttctatgtttctatgtttctaacatttaACTACTATGGTCACAATACACATCTGGCAAGTTGATGgcgtttaagcccctgtcccactttcatgacctaattggcgacctctgccgagtttgcccttgactcatactcgcaacatggtcgccacgaggtcgtaggaggtctacgtaactcttcctcgtgctcgtgagtggtctccgcgtactcgtggcctcaagtaggtcgcggcgtttttttttccagcctgataaaaaaatgtccacgagtaacaaaaaaggtcggcatggaaaaaatggatactttttactcgtaggtaggtcgtgatggtaggtcgtaggtcgtgatggtaggtcgtaggtcgtgatggtaggtcgtaggtcggtaactggcccgaggggaaaaaaaatgcaaacgtgacatcattttatcatgtaatcattttccactcgtagctggtcgtagttggtcttagatgtggaagactgaggtcgaggggggtcgtggaaggtcgtagacatagtcgtaggaggtcatagacataggaggttgtagacatagtTGTAGGGGGTctattacttcggcgagtcaacatgaCCTTGACATCTTTTTCAActtgtctagggtcttctaaactcgtgtattaggtcatgcaagtgggacagccccttaagaggtcgggaggtcatgttacagttgtacaagacattggcgaagtcacgtagagtcatacagcgtggagacaggcccttcggcccaactttggagacgaggaaacactttttctcacagagagtggtgagtctgtggaattcactgcctcagagggcggtggaggccggttctctggatgtttcaacagagagctagatagggctcttaaagatagccgggtcaggggacatggggagaaggcaggaacggggtactgattggggatgatcagccatgatcacattgaatggcggtgctggctcgaagggccgaatggcctactcctgcaactgttgtctattgtctctggcaACCTTTGCAGTTCATGGGAATTCTCTGCAGATACCGCTGTCTCCAGGAGAGTATTTGTAACGTTTCCTCAATGCATGCACCAGAGGTGTGAAGAGTGGAGGCATTTAGTTATGcagcagtctgaataagggtcctgacccgaaacatcacttattatccacgttctccagcgatgctgtctgacccgctgagttactccggcactttgtgtcattttgtgtaaacctATCAATGAATCTTCATTGTCACAAGtagctaggtacagtgaaattctttgtccaATACATCCATACAGCAGACCTCGCCCAGCTAGTACGCAAAGAGTCCCCATATTTCTGGCACCGACAATGACACAAAATGTTCATTGAACAGTCtgcaaaaacctgtacgtctttgtagtgttggaggaaaccacaggtctcagtttagttttagtttagagatacagcgcggaaacaggcccttcggtccaccgggtccgcaccgaccagcgatccccgcacacattaacgcaatcctacacccacgagagacatgttttacatttacaccaagccaattaacctacaaacctgcacgtctttggagtgtgggaggaaaccgaagatctcggagaaaacccacgcgggtcacggggagaacgaacaaactccgaacggacggcgcccgtagtcgggatcgaacccgggtctccggcgctgcattcgctgtaaggcagcgactctaccgctgcgccaacatgaCCGCCTgttctcacggggagaacgaacaaactttgTTGGCCAAACTTCTTTGGCCACAAGCAGTCCTCTGCCTGGTCACCCCCACGTTCTCAACGCCCCTCCCACCTGGTACCCCCAACATTCTcagagccacccccccccccccacttccaccGTGGTTCCTCCTTCATTCTCAGAGGCCCACAGCCAGTCGCTCGATAAACGAGAGATAAAGGGATATTACAGATatcccccgtctccctctcccctgactctcagtctgaagaagggtctcgacccgaaacgtcacccattccttctctccaatgaagctgcctgtcccgctgagttactccagctttttgtgtctaacgcaggttttagagggatatggtccaagcgcgggcaggtgggactagtgtagatgggacatgttgggcaggttgggatgaagggcctgtttccacactgtatcactctatgactacatcaaCTCCCAAGCTGTCTGCACCAGGGATGAGCTACAGTCTCCAGCTATCCCACGGACAGTGGTGTGTCGGCCTGAGAATGTTTTGAACAACTTAGCTGAATAAACCTACTGACATTGATTTATAGTCAGCTATTGACCAAGTGCAGATCGAAAATAGATTAGGCAACCTGTAGCATTTAGACACTGCCCTGATTAATTGCAGAATTTAGCACTAAAGTAATGGATTCAAAGTGGTCGTTTTTAATTAGCTGTTATGGTCCACTGACTATGATCCAtgagtggcacggtggagcagtggtagagttgctgccttacagcgcattcaccaccagagacccgggttcgatcccaaccaggaTGAGGTTGCTGTACTTGTGGCTGCCTGGTGGATTAAATGGAGCGTGGACTCCAGCCAAAGGCCTTTGCTTTTAATCAGCTTGCTGAGTGATCCCAGTCCCCAGTGAAGCCGCTCACAGGAATCAGCTGCATCATCCGTGCATTGGGAAATTAATTAGTCTCAGTAATTGAAAGCCATGCAATATTACACCAGATTGCAAGAACTCCCTACTT is part of the Amblyraja radiata isolate CabotCenter1 unplaced genomic scaffold, sAmbRad1.1.pri scaffold_1031_ctg1, whole genome shotgun sequence genome and encodes:
- the LOC116969690 gene encoding SH2 domain-containing adapter protein F-like, with protein sequence MNSTGQDRVVVNDGYMEPYEAQRMMAEIRRRGSKEAPGKPLPLYDTPYEPVENGGGNGEGAAERVSAQRPRDSRLPEDDERPPGEYDQPWEWKKERISKAFAGELIENLPTNS